The Perognathus longimembris pacificus isolate PPM17 unplaced genomic scaffold, ASM2315922v1 HiC_scaffold_1590, whole genome shotgun sequence genome includes a region encoding these proteins:
- the LOC125344592 gene encoding vomeronasal type-1 receptor 4-like has protein sequence MGVFLLSQTVVGILGNFSLLYHYVFLFCMGNRMRGTDLILMHLIVANFLNLLCRGIPQTMVAWGWRYFLSDLGCKLVFYLHRVGRGMAIGSICFLSVFQAVSISPGDSRCAWLKGRAHKHIVSMVYLSWGVSLLVNITFLIYITGPKTDENMTIVKDYGYCSSMLKNPAADVLLIVLLSVADVLGLGLMLWASISMLFVLYTHKQRMQHIQRTSVSCRASPESRATKNILLLVSTFVSFYTWSCICQIYMAMTYNPSPVLHHMAAFAMGCFPAVSPFLLMSGRSTPYSLCFACRRRRKVVLP, from the coding sequence ATGGGGGTGTTCCTCTTATCTCAGACTGTGGTTGGGATTCTGGGTAATTTCTCTCTGCTCTACCATTATGTATTCCTTTTCTGCATGGGGAACAGAATGAGAGGCACAGACTTGATTCTTATGCACTTAATTGTGGCTAACTTCTTAAATCTTCTGTGTAGGGGCATTCCCCAAACCATGGTggcttggggctggagatatttcctcagtGATCTGGGGTGCAAACTGGTCTTCTATCTTCACCGAGTGGGCAGGGGTATGGCGATTGGTAGCATTTGCTTCCTGAGTGTCTTCCAGGCTGTCAGCATCAGCCCCGGGGACTCCCGGTGTGCATGGCTGAAGGGGAGAGCCCACAAGCACATTGTCTCCATGGTCTACCTCAGCTGGGGGGTCAGCCTCCTGGTGAACATtactttcctcatatacataacTGGACCTAAAACAGATGAAAACATGACTATCGTAAAAGACTATGGATACTGTTCCTCCATGCTTAAAAACCCAGCTGCAGATGTACTGCTCATAGTCTTGCTCTCAGTGGCTGATGTTCTGGGCCTGGGGCTCATGCTCTGGGCCAGCATCTCCATGCTCTTCGTCCTCTACACACACAAGCAGAGAATGCAGCACATCCAGAGGACCAGTGTCTCCTGCAGAGCCTCTCCTGAGTCCAGAGCTACCAAAAACATCCTTCTCCTCGTGAGCACCTTTGTGTCCTTTTATACCTGGTCCTGCATCTGTCAGATCTACATGGCTATGACTTACaaccccagccctgtgctgcaCCATATGGCCGCTTTTGCTATGGGCTGTTTCCCAGCTGTCAGCCCTTTTCTGCTCATGAGTGGTCGCTCCACTCCCTACAGCCTGTGCTTtgcctgcaggaggaggaggaaagtggtCCTCCCCTGA